In a genomic window of [Empedobacter] haloabium:
- the nuoE gene encoding NADH-quinone oxidoreductase subunit NuoE produces MLSEQCYKKIDRELAKYPADQRQSAVMASLAHAQVELGWLSPETMKEIADYIGMPAIAVQEVATFYNMYNLKPVGKHKITVCTNLPCALSGGVKAGEHLKQKLGIDYRGTTEDGEFTLMEGECMGACGDAPVMLVNNHRMCSFMSTEKIDALVEELKK; encoded by the coding sequence ATGTTATCCGAGCAGTGCTACAAGAAAATCGACCGCGAGTTGGCCAAGTACCCGGCCGACCAGCGCCAGTCGGCCGTGATGGCCTCGCTGGCCCACGCCCAGGTGGAACTGGGTTGGCTGTCGCCTGAAACGATGAAGGAAATCGCCGACTACATCGGCATGCCGGCCATTGCCGTGCAAGAGGTCGCGACCTTCTACAACATGTACAACCTCAAGCCTGTCGGCAAGCACAAGATCACCGTGTGCACCAACCTGCCATGCGCCCTGTCGGGCGGCGTGAAGGCCGGCGAGCACCTGAAGCAGAAGCTGGGCATCGACTACCGCGGCACCACCGAAGACGGCGAATTCACGCTGATGGAAGGCGAGTGCATGGGCGCCTGCGGCGACGCCCCCGTGATGCTGGTGAATAACCACCGCATGTGCTCGTTCATGAGCACCGAGAAGATCGACGCCCTCGTGGAGGAACTGAAGAAATGA
- a CDS encoding NADH-quinone oxidoreductase subunit D has product MAEIKNYTLNFGPQHPAAHGVLRLVLELDGEVIQRADPHIGLLHRATEKLAEQKTYLQSVPYTDRLDYVSMMCNEHGYVLAIEKLLGLEVPLRAQYIRVMFDEITRILNHLMWLGAHALDVGAMGPFLYCFRDREDLFDCYEAVSGARMHAAYYRPGGVYRDLPDAMPQHRPSTIRSKKEIDKLNEHRQGSLLDFLEAFTTRFPGYVDEYETLLTDNRIWKQRTVGIGVVSPEDALAMGFTGAMLRGSGVKWDLRKNQPYEVYDLMDFDIPIGTNGDCYDRYLVRVEELRQSNRIIKQCIEWLRNNPGPVITANRKVAPPSRVDMKSNMESLIHHFKLFQEGFHVPPGEAYSAVEHPKGEFGVYIVSDGANKPYRLKFRTPDYAHLQSLDEMARGHMIADAVTIIGTQDIVFGSIDR; this is encoded by the coding sequence ATGGCTGAGATTAAGAATTACACCCTGAACTTTGGTCCGCAGCACCCGGCAGCGCACGGCGTGCTGCGTTTGGTGCTTGAGCTGGACGGCGAAGTCATCCAGCGTGCCGACCCCCACATCGGCCTGCTGCACCGCGCCACCGAGAAGCTGGCCGAACAGAAGACCTACCTGCAGTCGGTGCCGTACACGGACCGCCTGGACTACGTGTCGATGATGTGCAACGAGCACGGCTACGTGCTGGCCATCGAGAAGCTGCTGGGCCTGGAAGTGCCGCTGCGCGCACAGTACATCCGCGTGATGTTCGACGAGATCACCCGCATCCTGAACCACCTGATGTGGCTGGGCGCGCACGCGCTGGACGTCGGCGCAATGGGGCCGTTCCTGTACTGCTTCCGCGACCGCGAAGACCTGTTCGACTGCTACGAGGCGGTGTCGGGCGCGCGCATGCACGCGGCCTACTACCGCCCGGGCGGCGTCTACCGCGACCTGCCGGATGCGATGCCGCAGCACCGTCCGTCGACGATTCGCAGCAAGAAGGAAATCGACAAGCTGAACGAACACCGCCAGGGTTCCCTGCTGGACTTCCTGGAAGCCTTCACGACCCGCTTCCCGGGCTACGTGGACGAATACGAGACGCTGCTGACGGATAACCGCATCTGGAAACAGCGGACGGTCGGCATCGGCGTGGTGTCGCCGGAAGATGCGCTGGCGATGGGCTTCACCGGCGCGATGCTGCGTGGCTCGGGCGTCAAGTGGGACTTGCGCAAGAACCAGCCGTACGAAGTGTACGACCTGATGGACTTCGACATCCCGATCGGCACCAACGGCGACTGCTATGACCGTTACCTGGTGCGCGTGGAAGAGCTGCGCCAGTCGAACCGCATCATCAAGCAGTGCATCGAGTGGCTGCGCAACAACCCGGGTCCCGTCATCACGGCCAACCGCAAGGTCGCGCCGCCGTCGCGCGTGGACATGAAGTCGAACATGGAATCGCTGATCCACCACTTCAAGCTGTTCCAGGAAGGCTTCCACGTGCCGCCGGGCGAGGCGTACTCCGCCGTCGAGCATCCGAAGGGCGAATTCGGCGTCTACATCGTCTCCGATGGCGCCAACAAGCCGTACCGGCTGAAGTTCCGTACCCCGGACTACGCTCACCTGCAGAGCCTGGATGAAATGGCGCGCGGCCACATGATCGCCGACGCCGTGACCATCATTGGTACGCAAGACATCGTTTTCGGCAGTATCGACCGATAA
- the nuoF gene encoding NADH-quinone oxidoreductase subunit NuoF, which translates to MTSLHDRHINPLILKDLNGDNWHLEDYVKRGGYSALRKILEQKIAPETIIADLKTSGLRGRGGAGFPTGLKWSFMPRQFPGQKYLVCNTDEGEPGTFKDRDIIRYNPHALIEGMAIGAYAMGITVGYNYIHGEIFQDYLRFEEALEEARAAGYLGDKILGSEFNFQLHAHHGYGAYICGEETALLESLEGKKGQPRFKPPFPASFGLYGKPTTINNTETFAAVPFILNIGAENYLGLGKPNNGGTKIFSISGDVERPGNYEVPLGTPFAKLMELAGGMRGGKKIKAVIPGGSSAPVIRGEIMMQTDLDYDSIAKAGSMLGSGAVIVMDETRCMVKALERLSYFYYEESCGQCTPCREGTGWMYRMIHRIENGQGRQSDLDMLNSIADNIQGRTICALGDAAAMPVRAFIKQFREEFEYHVEHKHCLVPVSAY; encoded by the coding sequence ATGACCTCGCTGCACGACCGTCACATCAACCCGCTGATCCTGAAGGATCTGAACGGCGACAACTGGCACCTGGAAGACTACGTCAAGCGCGGCGGTTACTCCGCCCTGCGCAAGATCCTGGAACAGAAGATCGCGCCGGAAACCATCATCGCCGACCTGAAGACGTCCGGCCTGCGCGGCCGCGGCGGCGCCGGTTTCCCGACCGGCCTGAAGTGGAGCTTCATGCCGCGCCAGTTCCCGGGCCAGAAATACCTCGTCTGCAATACCGACGAAGGCGAGCCGGGCACGTTCAAGGACCGCGACATCATCCGCTACAACCCCCATGCGCTGATCGAAGGCATGGCCATCGGCGCTTATGCGATGGGCATCACCGTGGGCTACAACTACATCCACGGCGAGATCTTCCAGGATTACCTGCGCTTCGAGGAAGCGCTGGAAGAAGCGCGCGCGGCCGGCTACCTGGGCGACAAGATCCTGGGCAGCGAGTTCAACTTCCAGCTGCACGCGCACCACGGCTACGGCGCCTACATCTGCGGCGAGGAAACCGCGCTGCTGGAGTCGCTGGAAGGCAAGAAAGGCCAGCCGCGCTTCAAGCCGCCGTTCCCGGCCTCGTTCGGCCTGTACGGCAAGCCGACCACGATCAACAACACGGAAACCTTCGCGGCCGTGCCGTTCATCCTGAACATCGGCGCCGAGAACTACCTGGGCCTGGGCAAGCCGAACAACGGCGGCACCAAGATCTTCTCGATCTCGGGCGACGTCGAGCGTCCGGGCAACTACGAAGTCCCGCTGGGCACCCCGTTCGCCAAGCTGATGGAGCTGGCCGGTGGCATGCGCGGCGGCAAGAAGATCAAGGCCGTGATTCCCGGCGGTTCGTCCGCACCGGTGATCCGCGGCGAGATCATGATGCAGACCGACCTGGACTACGACTCGATCGCCAAGGCCGGCTCGATGCTGGGCTCGGGCGCCGTCATCGTCATGGACGAGACGCGCTGCATGGTCAAGGCGCTGGAACGCCTGTCCTACTTCTACTACGAGGAATCGTGCGGCCAGTGCACGCCGTGCCGCGAAGGCACGGGCTGGATGTACCGGATGATCCATCGCATCGAGAACGGCCAGGGCCGCCAGAGCGACCTGGACATGCTGAACTCGATCGCCGACAACATCCAGGGCCGCACGATCTGCGCGCTGGGCGACGCGGCCGCGATGCCGGTCCGGGCGTTCATCAAGCAGTTCCGCGAGGAATTCGAATATCACGTCGAGCACAAGCACTGCCTGGTGCCTGTCTCGGCCTACTAA